From Acinonyx jubatus isolate Ajub_Pintada_27869175 chromosome B2, VMU_Ajub_asm_v1.0, whole genome shotgun sequence, a single genomic window includes:
- the ZSCAN23 gene encoding zinc finger and SCAN domain-containing protein 23 isoform X2, translating into MATASVLQTPEMQEGRLAVKVEEEEGDCASGQESGPWRDHPHSREIFRKRFRQFCYQETPGPREALRRLRELCRQWLSPETHSKEQILELLVLEQFLTILPEELQAWVRGQHPESGEQAVTVLEDLERELDEPGEQVPACAREQEELVKEEAGRGAAQDSSSGQPPTLEGPRQCRSREVCLLREIGDEAGAWSVQSAPKRELCKEKKHLVEVPEKLNGDTLLGPECADTCDQEGRWERQRASSSAERPYVCGECGKSFTQNSILIEHQRTHTGEKPYGCDECGRAFSQRSGLFQHQRLHTGEKHYRCGICGKAFSQNAGLFHHLRIHTGEKPFQCGQCRKSFSRRSVLIKHQRIHTGERPYECEDCGKNFIYHCNLVQHRKVHPGVGAASPLEQVGQRLPVSDPSGGGGAGSHFVPEAES; encoded by the exons ATGGCCACAGCCTCAGTCCTTCAGACTCCAGAGATGCAGGAAGGACGGCTGGCAGTAAAggtagaagaggaagagggggattGTGCCTCTGGGCAGGAATCTGGCCCGTGGAGAGATCACCCGCATAGCAGAGAGATCTTCCGTAAACGCTTCAGGCAGTTCTGCTACCAGGAGACCCCTGGACCCCGCGAAGCTCTTCGAAGGCTCCGCGAGCTGTGCCGCCAGTGGCTGAGCCCAGAAACGCACAGCAAGGAGCAGATCCTGGAGCTGCTGGTGCTGGAGCAGTTCCTGACCATCCTGCCCGAGGAGCTCCAGGCCTGGGTGCGGGGACAGCACCCGGAGAGCGGGGAGCAGGCGGTGACCGTGCTGGAGGATCTGGAGCGGGAGCTGGACGAGCCGGGAGAGCAG GTTCCAGCCTGTGCCCGTGAGCAGGAAGAGTtggtgaaggaggaggcaggTCGGGGAGCAGCCCAGGACTCATCAAGCGGCCAGCCCCCAACCTTGGAAGGGCCGCGTCAGTGCAGGTCGCGGGAGGTGTGCCTGCTTCGGGAGATCG GGGATGAGGCTGGGGCTTGGAGTGTGCAGTCAGCCCCGAAGAGGGAGCTCTGTAAAGAGAAGAAACATCTTGTGGAAGTTCCTGAGAAACTGAACGGTGACACTCTTCTGGGGCCTGAGTGTGCAGACACATGTGACCaggagggcaggtgggagaggcAGCGGGCCAGCTCCTCGGCGGAGAGACCCTACGTCTGCGGTGAGTGTGGGAAGAGCTTCACCCAGAACTCCATCCTGATCGAGCACCAGAGGACACACACCGGGGAGAAGCCCTACGGGTGTGATGAGTGCGGACGGGCCTTCAGCCAGCGCTCGGGTCTGTTCCAGCACCAGAGACTCCACACCGGAGAGAAGCATTACCGCTGTGGCATCTGTGGCAAAGCGTTCAGCCAGAACGCGGGGCTCTTCCATCACCTCCGGATCCACACGGGGGAGAAGCCCTTCCAGTGCGGCCAGTGCAGGAAGAGCTTCAGCCGACGTTCTGTCCTCATTAAGCATCAGcgaattcacactggagaaaggccttatgaATGTGAAGACTGTGGCAAGAACTTTATTTATCACTGCAACCTCGTCCAGCATCGGAAGGTCCACCCTGGGGTGGGTGCCGCTAGCCCCCTGGAGCAGGTAGGGCAGAGGCTCCCGGTGTCGGACCCTAGTGGAGGTGGTGGGGCAGGCTCTCACTTTGTCCCTGAAGCAGAGTCCTAG
- the ZSCAN23 gene encoding zinc finger and SCAN domain-containing protein 23 isoform X1, which yields MATASVLQTPEMQEGRLAVKVEEEEGDCASGQESGPWRDHPHSREIFRKRFRQFCYQETPGPREALRRLRELCRQWLSPETHSKEQILELLVLEQFLTILPEELQAWVRGQHPESGEQAVTVLEDLERELDEPGEQQVPACAREQEELVKEEAGRGAAQDSSSGQPPTLEGPRQCRSREVCLLREIGDEAGAWSVQSAPKRELCKEKKHLVEVPEKLNGDTLLGPECADTCDQEGRWERQRASSSAERPYVCGECGKSFTQNSILIEHQRTHTGEKPYGCDECGRAFSQRSGLFQHQRLHTGEKHYRCGICGKAFSQNAGLFHHLRIHTGEKPFQCGQCRKSFSRRSVLIKHQRIHTGERPYECEDCGKNFIYHCNLVQHRKVHPGVGAASPLEQVGQRLPVSDPSGGGGAGSHFVPEAES from the exons ATGGCCACAGCCTCAGTCCTTCAGACTCCAGAGATGCAGGAAGGACGGCTGGCAGTAAAggtagaagaggaagagggggattGTGCCTCTGGGCAGGAATCTGGCCCGTGGAGAGATCACCCGCATAGCAGAGAGATCTTCCGTAAACGCTTCAGGCAGTTCTGCTACCAGGAGACCCCTGGACCCCGCGAAGCTCTTCGAAGGCTCCGCGAGCTGTGCCGCCAGTGGCTGAGCCCAGAAACGCACAGCAAGGAGCAGATCCTGGAGCTGCTGGTGCTGGAGCAGTTCCTGACCATCCTGCCCGAGGAGCTCCAGGCCTGGGTGCGGGGACAGCACCCGGAGAGCGGGGAGCAGGCGGTGACCGTGCTGGAGGATCTGGAGCGGGAGCTGGACGAGCCGGGAGAGCAG CAGGTTCCAGCCTGTGCCCGTGAGCAGGAAGAGTtggtgaaggaggaggcaggTCGGGGAGCAGCCCAGGACTCATCAAGCGGCCAGCCCCCAACCTTGGAAGGGCCGCGTCAGTGCAGGTCGCGGGAGGTGTGCCTGCTTCGGGAGATCG GGGATGAGGCTGGGGCTTGGAGTGTGCAGTCAGCCCCGAAGAGGGAGCTCTGTAAAGAGAAGAAACATCTTGTGGAAGTTCCTGAGAAACTGAACGGTGACACTCTTCTGGGGCCTGAGTGTGCAGACACATGTGACCaggagggcaggtgggagaggcAGCGGGCCAGCTCCTCGGCGGAGAGACCCTACGTCTGCGGTGAGTGTGGGAAGAGCTTCACCCAGAACTCCATCCTGATCGAGCACCAGAGGACACACACCGGGGAGAAGCCCTACGGGTGTGATGAGTGCGGACGGGCCTTCAGCCAGCGCTCGGGTCTGTTCCAGCACCAGAGACTCCACACCGGAGAGAAGCATTACCGCTGTGGCATCTGTGGCAAAGCGTTCAGCCAGAACGCGGGGCTCTTCCATCACCTCCGGATCCACACGGGGGAGAAGCCCTTCCAGTGCGGCCAGTGCAGGAAGAGCTTCAGCCGACGTTCTGTCCTCATTAAGCATCAGcgaattcacactggagaaaggccttatgaATGTGAAGACTGTGGCAAGAACTTTATTTATCACTGCAACCTCGTCCAGCATCGGAAGGTCCACCCTGGGGTGGGTGCCGCTAGCCCCCTGGAGCAGGTAGGGCAGAGGCTCCCGGTGTCGGACCCTAGTGGAGGTGGTGGGGCAGGCTCTCACTTTGTCCCTGAAGCAGAGTCCTAG